A genomic segment from Spongiibacter sp. IMCC21906 encodes:
- a CDS encoding biotin/lipoyl-containing protein, with protein sequence MRRNSYYLSNPLVHRNRQLADAPSAWVRRFDCSDIKPLIICRGPIRKEAIDVFEEMGISEYGILLSEKDSITYTNALAPELRSLKDPNRIHRVPDYSGVTKSERQKRIQQIIRIAHENGYNAIFAGYGFMSEDAEMVEAMEEAGLNFIGPCSFTQRSAGMKDQAKRTALETGVSVTPGVNNATSLALFAKYGRDGLEKCAKDHQLDVDFAACKDEEEQALALLSASYNAGIDIIDADDIGAALQVEAKRMLAEKPNNRFRLKAIAGGGGKGQRILQSANSCDGDSLEAKVDNAAAGVPALVKECLIELKTNGVGDNKNVLIEMNIDTTRHQEIQVVGNGEWCMTMGGRDCSLQMHEQKLLEVSVTQEELEEAIAAAEQAGLSEEAQQLKKDLLILQKMEHEGAVFGEAVKLDSVGTFECIVDGEAHYFMEMNTRIQVEHRVTELCYKLKFSNPDDSADYFVAESLVEVMVLLARHGKALPKPSRLLREKNTVEARMNATNQALQPHAGGIIENWSNPVEGEIRDDQGISTHNPDTDVFMKYHLAGAYDSNIALLLTTGNSRLDSYQRLAEILRQTELRGKDLSTNLEFHYGLLHWFIGNGINARPATNFIVPYLTAVGELKEQAQQIDLEYAYKRICETYAVADADNAGVWRQVLNAKQLLLTRPLERLFNEPHYMAGWISVHKDALTLSADGVVWHQNPIRLLDRLYHYLNMDYELGKPARYMIWDHDHDILSDALAFYDALESRLGTQNYPEIAALLAADTPAGDLTADEWAAAQSAHIAYQAGTELLSILAHIPTQTGFCELAVNADLSITIPERLTDVSLQKRMAKVLVPPPAAKSDEILALSGGMFYPREAPGMDVFVNEGDHFEAGDTLYIVEVMKMFNKVLAPFAGTVEKVLVEGDGVIIKKGQPLFKISPDEVIEVVTPEKIAAERREKTDGFLQNLV encoded by the coding sequence GTGCGCCGTAATAGTTACTACCTTAGCAATCCGCTGGTTCACCGCAATCGCCAGCTTGCCGACGCCCCATCAGCTTGGGTGCGCCGCTTTGACTGCAGTGATATCAAGCCCCTGATTATATGCCGTGGCCCTATCCGCAAAGAGGCTATTGATGTCTTTGAGGAAATGGGTATCAGCGAGTATGGCATTTTATTGTCAGAAAAAGACTCGATTACCTACACCAATGCTTTGGCACCAGAGCTTCGCAGTCTGAAAGATCCCAATCGTATCCATCGCGTACCTGATTACAGCGGTGTTACCAAGAGTGAGCGTCAGAAGCGCATCCAGCAGATTATTCGCATCGCGCATGAAAATGGGTATAACGCGATTTTTGCTGGCTACGGCTTTATGTCTGAAGATGCAGAAATGGTCGAGGCCATGGAAGAGGCCGGGTTGAATTTTATCGGCCCCTGCTCTTTTACCCAGCGTTCGGCAGGCATGAAAGACCAGGCCAAGCGCACAGCACTGGAGACGGGTGTCTCGGTGACGCCCGGCGTCAATAACGCCACTAGCCTGGCACTGTTTGCCAAATATGGTCGTGATGGTTTGGAAAAATGCGCCAAAGATCATCAACTCGACGTCGATTTTGCGGCCTGCAAAGACGAAGAAGAGCAAGCCCTCGCGCTGTTGTCAGCTTCTTATAATGCGGGCATCGACATTATTGATGCCGACGATATTGGCGCGGCACTGCAAGTTGAAGCCAAGCGGATGTTGGCGGAGAAGCCCAATAACCGTTTTCGTTTGAAAGCCATTGCCGGTGGCGGGGGAAAGGGCCAGCGGATTTTGCAGTCGGCCAATTCCTGTGACGGAGACAGCCTTGAGGCGAAAGTGGACAACGCTGCTGCCGGTGTGCCCGCGCTGGTGAAAGAGTGTTTGATTGAGCTGAAAACCAATGGTGTAGGCGACAATAAGAATGTTCTGATTGAAATGAACATTGACACCACCCGACACCAGGAAATTCAGGTGGTGGGTAACGGCGAGTGGTGCATGACCATGGGCGGTCGTGATTGCTCACTGCAAATGCATGAACAGAAACTACTCGAAGTTTCCGTCACCCAGGAAGAGCTGGAAGAGGCCATTGCTGCTGCGGAACAGGCCGGACTCAGTGAGGAAGCGCAGCAGCTTAAAAAAGATCTGTTGATTCTCCAAAAAATGGAGCACGAAGGTGCGGTGTTTGGTGAGGCCGTGAAGCTGGATTCGGTGGGCACTTTTGAATGCATCGTCGATGGCGAAGCCCACTACTTTATGGAGATGAATACGCGTATTCAGGTGGAGCACCGGGTCACCGAGCTTTGCTACAAGCTCAAGTTTAGTAACCCCGATGATTCGGCCGATTATTTTGTGGCCGAGAGCTTGGTAGAGGTTATGGTGTTGTTGGCTCGCCACGGTAAGGCGCTGCCAAAACCAAGCCGCTTACTCCGGGAAAAGAATACGGTTGAAGCCCGCATGAATGCTACCAACCAAGCGTTGCAGCCCCATGCCGGCGGGATTATCGAGAACTGGTCGAACCCGGTTGAGGGTGAGATTCGCGATGACCAGGGTATTTCTACCCACAACCCTGATACTGATGTCTTTATGAAGTATCACTTGGCAGGGGCCTACGATTCCAATATCGCTTTGTTGCTGACCACGGGTAACAGTCGCCTGGATAGCTACCAGCGCCTAGCAGAAATACTGCGCCAGACCGAATTGCGGGGCAAAGATTTGTCCACCAACCTGGAGTTTCATTACGGCCTGTTGCACTGGTTTATCGGCAACGGTATTAATGCCCGGCCTGCCACTAATTTTATTGTTCCCTATTTAACAGCCGTGGGTGAACTGAAAGAGCAGGCGCAACAAATTGACCTTGAATACGCCTACAAACGTATTTGCGAAACCTATGCTGTCGCTGATGCCGATAATGCTGGGGTGTGGCGCCAGGTGTTGAATGCCAAACAATTGTTGCTGACTCGCCCCCTTGAACGCTTGTTTAACGAACCGCATTACATGGCGGGTTGGATTAGTGTTCACAAAGACGCGTTAACGCTGTCGGCGGACGGGGTGGTTTGGCATCAAAATCCTATTCGTCTGCTGGATCGCTTGTATCACTATCTCAATATGGATTATGAACTGGGTAAGCCCGCCCGATACATGATTTGGGATCACGACCACGACATTCTCAGCGATGCTTTGGCCTTTTATGATGCGCTGGAAAGCCGCTTGGGTACCCAGAACTACCCAGAGATTGCTGCGCTGTTGGCAGCTGATACCCCAGCGGGTGATTTGACTGCAGACGAGTGGGCCGCGGCGCAGAGCGCGCATATTGCTTATCAGGCGGGTACTGAACTGCTGAGTATCCTGGCTCATATCCCGACCCAAACGGGCTTCTGTGAGCTGGCCGTCAATGCGGATTTGAGTATTACCATCCCCGAACGCTTGACCGATGTGAGCCTGCAGAAACGGATGGCCAAAGTGTTGGTGCCACCGCCAGCGGCCAAATCAGATGAAATACTGGCGCTCAGTGGCGGCATGTTTTATCCACGTGAAGCGCCGGGTATGGATGTGTTTGTGAATGAAGGCGATCACTTTGAAGCCGGTGATACCTTGTACATTGTTGAAGTCATGAAAATGTTCAACAAGGTGTTGGCGCCCTTTGCCGGTACTGTCGAAAAAGTGCTGGTAGAGGGTGATGGTGTGATCATCAAGAAAGGTCAGCCACTGTTTAAAATCAGCCCTGATGAAGTTATTGAAGTGGTGACCCCTGAGAAAATTGCTGCAGAGCGCCGTGAGAAAACCGATGGTTTTTTACAGAATTTAGTTTAG
- a CDS encoding acyl-CoA carboxylase subunit beta: MADKSPITPSLNNPFSQKQEMEFTVPGQIDYDPGVYEAALKSGYDLQERPVRAAGVSSIQKQHAKKRMTVWERMQVLADKGSDPKILYQNWGPNLDGASLVTAIVKVNGRDVAVYGHDFTVRAGSMDATNGSKLARLFSMAGKLGIPLVGMNDSAGAYIPAGVGGLDGYAEAFTALRKINGVVPSIMCMFGYNAGGGSYLPRQGSFIIQPNETFFGLTGPGVVKSVLGEDVTADELGGPSVHSRSGVTDFVVPDEVSALLKVKELLNYLPDNAGVAPPFQPTSDPLHRKTWDVDLLLKKAFNSPTGFNTPFDISIIIQQLCDHGDYFEIQPERARNTICALGRMGGNVVGFVGNNSAVASGQIDIDAAYKNARFIRFCNIYNIPVIFMEDTTGFLPGREQEAGGIVQAGRAMLDAIIDLRTPRFLLIVRNAYGGAYASFNNYPTGADFVCALPTTRLAVMGPAGVEYVYKDEVRNIRNSIKGRIEKATEQNRAAGMSEADAAAAAKTAVGEWQKQEEALLSQRYERELMNPNEALSLGSISQIVMPSELRKVLGEQLELHLKGYTPAPMSGVQREFH; the protein is encoded by the coding sequence ATGGCCGATAAATCTCCCATAACACCTTCACTGAATAACCCTTTTTCGCAAAAGCAGGAAATGGAGTTTACCGTGCCGGGGCAAATCGACTATGACCCTGGTGTATACGAAGCCGCCCTGAAGTCGGGCTATGACCTGCAAGAGCGCCCTGTTCGGGCGGCTGGGGTCAGCAGCATTCAAAAGCAACACGCCAAAAAACGGATGACGGTTTGGGAGCGCATGCAAGTGCTGGCGGACAAAGGCTCCGACCCTAAAATTCTGTACCAAAACTGGGGCCCCAATTTAGATGGTGCGTCGCTGGTGACGGCGATTGTTAAGGTCAATGGTCGTGATGTGGCCGTTTATGGCCATGACTTCACCGTCCGCGCCGGTTCCATGGATGCCACCAACGGCAGCAAACTGGCTCGACTGTTTTCCATGGCTGGCAAGCTGGGCATTCCACTGGTGGGCATGAATGACTCTGCCGGGGCTTATATCCCAGCGGGGGTGGGTGGCCTGGATGGCTACGCGGAAGCCTTTACCGCACTGCGTAAGATCAATGGTGTGGTGCCATCCATTATGTGCATGTTTGGTTATAACGCCGGGGGTGGCTCATATTTGCCCCGACAAGGCTCCTTTATTATTCAACCCAACGAGACTTTTTTTGGCTTAACGGGCCCCGGTGTGGTGAAGTCTGTGCTGGGCGAAGACGTTACGGCTGATGAGTTGGGTGGTCCGTCTGTCCACAGCCGCAGCGGTGTTACTGACTTTGTCGTGCCCGACGAAGTCTCTGCGTTGCTTAAGGTGAAAGAATTGCTCAACTACCTGCCAGACAACGCCGGTGTTGCGCCGCCATTTCAGCCTACGTCAGACCCTCTTCACCGCAAAACCTGGGATGTCGATCTGCTGCTGAAAAAAGCCTTTAACAGTCCCACGGGTTTTAATACCCCCTTTGATATCAGCATCATTATTCAGCAACTGTGTGATCATGGCGATTACTTCGAAATTCAGCCTGAGCGCGCGCGCAATACAATCTGTGCACTGGGCCGGATGGGCGGTAATGTGGTGGGGTTTGTAGGCAATAATTCTGCCGTCGCGTCCGGGCAGATAGACATTGATGCGGCCTATAAAAATGCCCGTTTTATCCGTTTTTGTAATATCTACAATATTCCGGTGATCTTTATGGAAGACACCACCGGCTTTTTGCCTGGTCGCGAGCAGGAAGCGGGGGGCATTGTACAAGCAGGCCGCGCCATGCTCGACGCCATTATTGATCTGCGTACACCGCGATTTTTGTTGATTGTTCGCAATGCTTACGGCGGTGCTTACGCCTCATTCAATAACTACCCAACAGGAGCTGACTTTGTCTGTGCGCTGCCCACCACGCGTTTGGCGGTGATGGGACCGGCCGGGGTGGAATATGTGTACAAAGATGAAGTGCGCAATATTCGCAACAGCATCAAAGGCCGCATTGAAAAAGCCACCGAGCAAAATAGGGCGGCGGGTATGTCTGAAGCCGATGCCGCGGCAGCAGCCAAAACGGCTGTGGGTGAGTGGCAAAAACAAGAAGAAGCGCTGCTTAGCCAACGTTATGAGCGCGAGTTAATGAATCCCAATGAAGCCCTCAGTTTGGGCTCCATCTCTCAAATCGTCATGCCCTCGGAGCTGCGCAAAGTATTAGGCGAACAGCTAGAACTCCACCTGAAAGGTTATACGCCTGCACCTATGAGTGGTGTTCAGCGCGAATTCCATTAA
- a CDS encoding MFS transporter yields the protein MLTKAQCKELFQLQRLLYASAIGLTAGMTATMFYSLGAFIPALQKEFDWSRGDISLGATFLTLAVFISGTLAGKLCDKYGAGKVGSLSLLAYAIAVVVVSRMETLSHFWIGYFCIAIVGVGSTPIAMVRPITTNFNAARGIALGIALTGAGIAGFWVPQLVTWMITYYGWREAYLALAAVAALAAPIVWLGFRDTTTSSVVAVSVSADECGGYSHAQARKTRSYWLLTWMSFAMACGIAGVVVHLLPLFMDLGGTAIEATKMASTVGLASVVGRLLIGYVLDRLPTVLVTIAVLVLASCGIFMLWQYGLLTGYIAVALLGLAAGAEIDLLAYLTMSYFGARHYGAIYGWQYSVFALGYGVSPYVVGELRDASSSYSLPLLVSGGLILAAAVSCLALPNVDGQVRREQVA from the coding sequence ATGCTGACCAAAGCTCAGTGCAAAGAACTGTTTCAATTGCAGCGTCTGTTATACGCCTCTGCCATCGGCTTAACGGCGGGTATGACCGCCACCATGTTTTATAGTCTGGGTGCGTTTATTCCCGCATTGCAAAAGGAGTTTGACTGGAGCCGGGGTGACATCTCTCTTGGCGCAACGTTTCTTACCTTAGCCGTTTTTATCAGTGGCACCTTGGCGGGCAAGCTCTGTGATAAATACGGGGCGGGCAAGGTGGGGAGCTTGAGCTTGCTAGCTTATGCCATCGCCGTGGTAGTTGTGTCCAGAATGGAAACCTTAAGCCACTTTTGGATCGGTTATTTTTGTATCGCCATTGTCGGGGTAGGCTCAACGCCTATCGCCATGGTGCGCCCCATCACCACTAATTTTAATGCCGCCCGTGGAATTGCCTTGGGCATCGCGCTAACTGGGGCGGGTATTGCCGGTTTTTGGGTGCCCCAGCTGGTCACTTGGATGATTACGTATTACGGCTGGCGGGAAGCCTATTTGGCCTTGGCAGCCGTTGCTGCGTTGGCCGCGCCGATTGTCTGGTTGGGATTTAGAGACACCACTACGTCGAGTGTCGTGGCGGTGAGTGTCAGTGCAGACGAATGTGGGGGCTATAGTCATGCCCAAGCCAGAAAAACTCGCAGTTACTGGTTGCTGACGTGGATGTCGTTTGCCATGGCTTGCGGCATTGCCGGAGTGGTGGTGCATTTGCTGCCACTTTTTATGGACTTGGGGGGCACGGCAATCGAGGCCACCAAAATGGCTTCTACGGTTGGCTTGGCAAGTGTTGTGGGGCGACTATTGATTGGCTATGTGCTGGATCGTTTGCCGACGGTGTTAGTCACGATAGCCGTTTTGGTATTGGCGTCATGTGGCATTTTTATGCTTTGGCAATATGGTTTGCTTACCGGTTATATTGCGGTGGCGCTGCTTGGCCTGGCTGCAGGTGCTGAGATTGATCTACTGGCCTATCTCACCATGAGTTATTTTGGGGCTCGCCATTATGGTGCTATTTATGGCTGGCAATACAGTGTTTTTGCACTGGGTTATGGTGTAAGCCCCTATGTTGTTGGCGAGCTGCGTGATGCATCCTCCAGCTATAGTTTACCGCTGTTGGTAAGTGGTGGCTTGATTTTAGCCGCGGCGGTAAGTTGTTTGGCGCTGCCTAATGTCGATGGCCAAGTTCGTCGCGAGCAAGTGGCTTAA
- a CDS encoding glutathione S-transferase family protein, which yields MIGIYGSPVSNCYNTVVAAAEYKQLGYVGEAVPASRDSAFLQRSPMGKIPYIKHEEVNLSETSAIVEYFDEVFAGPKLFPGTALQRARQRQLMKFIELYVESPARRLFPGVFWFMDNDPLHIDEVRPVMERGLIAAELILADKDYPQDGAPNAAEFYTYFSLALAGRVTESQYNWSITEAKPLLKKLMLKIGRLDFVNVLCSQRDEAMTAYLNKKAAEAAAR from the coding sequence ATGATAGGTATTTACGGTTCGCCGGTCAGCAATTGCTATAACACGGTTGTGGCGGCCGCAGAATACAAGCAGCTTGGGTACGTGGGAGAGGCGGTTCCGGCCTCCCGCGACTCGGCGTTTCTGCAGCGCAGCCCGATGGGCAAAATTCCTTATATAAAGCATGAGGAGGTTAATCTCTCGGAGACTTCGGCGATTGTTGAATACTTTGATGAGGTCTTTGCCGGTCCCAAACTGTTTCCTGGCACCGCACTGCAACGGGCCAGGCAACGGCAATTAATGAAGTTTATTGAGCTGTATGTTGAGTCTCCCGCCCGCCGTTTATTCCCCGGTGTTTTTTGGTTTATGGACAATGACCCGCTTCACATTGACGAAGTGCGGCCGGTAATGGAGCGGGGCTTGATCGCGGCCGAGCTGATTTTGGCCGATAAGGATTATCCCCAAGATGGAGCGCCAAACGCTGCTGAGTTCTACACTTACTTTTCGCTGGCCTTGGCTGGCAGGGTGACAGAATCACAATATAACTGGAGCATCACCGAAGCCAAGCCGCTGCTGAAAAAATTAATGCTGAAAATTGGCAGGCTGGATTTTGTCAATGTATTGTGCAGCCAGCGAGATGAGGCTATGACGGCCTACCTAAATAAAAAAGCCGCCGAGGCCGCGGCACGCTAA
- a CDS encoding indolepyruvate ferredoxin oxidoreductase family protein: protein MALRDVALEDKYLADNRTVLMSGTQALVRLPLLQKALDTAAGLNTGGYISGYRGSPIGGYDQALWQIQTLLVENQIVFEPGVNEDIAATAAWGTQQIADTPDTTVDGVFAIWYGKAPGIDRSCDPLKHGNFGGSHPHGGVLVVAGDDHAGKSSTLAAQSERAFIHCSIPILAPANVQDCLDFGAAGFAMSRYSGLYTGFKATNETLELTATVDVDTSRYQFIYPDKGELPEEGVHFVSTHIDRLRSDVVVTRYRIPLVHKFVRANNIDRVLIDAPKRKLGIVTAGKATQDVMQALTKLGINTERAKALGISVYQVGCVWPLEPEGLKDFAKGHEELLFVEEKREVVQPQATSILYGSVDAPRISGKQDDQGKFLLPEDIQLTQSEVALAVFQRMLRAEMVDEDLKTRADIIRAEQAFSEKNSVAPIARSPFFCSGCPHNSSLKKPDGSYSAGGIGCHSMALYHHDYMMPNTHMGGEGGQWIGLAHFTKLPHIFQNMGDGTYYHSGLLAIRAASASGQNITYKILFNDAVAMTGGQPVEGNLSVGEISHQVLAEGANECVVVSDRPELFGPASKLAPGVKVHHRDDLQEVQDRLRKVPGLTVLIYEQTCAAEKRRRRKRGNFPDPAKRMFINPAVCEGCGDCSVQSNCVSLVPKETELGRKRAVDQSNCNKDYSCVKGFCPSFVTVLGGEPRKPEKADLGSGLFADIPEPQHPVIVNSYGVMISGIGGTGVVTVGAVLAMAAHLEHKQSSVFDMTGLSQKNGAVYSHLRIAETRDNIGSQRLGAGEADLVLAFDMVAAQSAEPLLAVNQHMSKIVANTKVMPTAAFQKNPDMQFSSRELLERFINMVGNDAVHPLDASGLGQTLSGDSIAANMMLVGYATQLGLLPLSVAAIERAIEINGVAVKFNLEAFNLGRLCVHAPEKIEALLNSVNNTAPIERLEALDDIVAHRMALLENYQDASYASRYKALVDSVVAVDARFPEKNQALSKTVARYGAKLMAYKDEYEVARLYTAPEFMRQLKETFQGNMKLKFNLAPPLLSKTDAYSGLPRKKEYGSWMMFSFKLLAKLKFLRGTALDVFGYTAERKMERALIEEYFQTVAKLCTEIDADTYDTAVEIAAIPEHIRGFGHIKEQHVKTVRRSQARLWKQFENAGVDPEAANLIAVDSVEVFEPQA, encoded by the coding sequence ATGGCGCTGAGAGACGTTGCCCTAGAAGATAAATACCTCGCCGATAACCGTACGGTTTTAATGTCTGGCACTCAGGCATTGGTGCGACTTCCCCTGTTGCAAAAAGCCCTTGATACGGCCGCAGGACTCAATACTGGCGGTTATATTTCGGGTTACCGTGGCTCACCTATTGGCGGTTATGATCAGGCCTTGTGGCAAATACAGACGCTACTGGTCGAAAACCAGATTGTGTTTGAACCCGGTGTGAATGAGGATATTGCGGCAACTGCGGCCTGGGGCACCCAGCAAATAGCCGATACTCCTGATACCACTGTTGATGGTGTGTTTGCGATTTGGTACGGCAAAGCGCCGGGCATAGACCGTTCCTGCGATCCACTTAAGCACGGAAACTTTGGGGGCAGCCATCCCCACGGTGGTGTGTTGGTGGTGGCGGGGGATGACCATGCGGGCAAATCGTCAACATTGGCCGCCCAGAGTGAGCGGGCGTTTATCCATTGTAGTATTCCTATTCTGGCCCCGGCGAATGTGCAGGACTGTCTGGATTTTGGCGCCGCGGGTTTTGCCATGTCCCGTTATTCTGGCCTGTACACGGGTTTTAAGGCCACCAACGAAACCTTGGAACTTACCGCCACGGTGGATGTGGATACCTCTCGCTACCAGTTTATCTATCCTGATAAAGGCGAGTTGCCAGAGGAGGGGGTGCATTTCGTTTCAACCCATATTGACCGGCTGCGCAGTGATGTGGTGGTAACGCGCTATCGTATTCCTTTGGTGCATAAATTTGTGCGGGCTAACAATATTGATCGGGTGTTAATTGATGCGCCCAAGCGCAAGCTAGGGATTGTGACCGCCGGTAAGGCCACCCAAGATGTCATGCAAGCATTGACCAAGCTGGGTATTAATACTGAGCGTGCCAAAGCACTGGGTATCTCGGTATATCAGGTGGGTTGTGTTTGGCCATTGGAACCCGAAGGTCTAAAAGATTTTGCCAAAGGTCATGAAGAGCTGCTGTTTGTAGAAGAGAAGCGAGAAGTGGTTCAGCCCCAGGCAACCAGCATTCTCTATGGCAGTGTCGATGCTCCACGTATCAGTGGCAAGCAAGATGATCAGGGTAAATTTTTGCTGCCTGAAGATATACAGCTCACCCAATCTGAGGTCGCATTGGCGGTATTCCAGCGTATGCTGCGGGCTGAGATGGTTGACGAAGATTTAAAAACCCGGGCAGATATTATTCGAGCTGAACAGGCTTTTTCGGAGAAAAACTCCGTCGCCCCCATTGCCCGCTCACCCTTCTTTTGCTCGGGTTGTCCCCATAACTCCAGCTTGAAAAAACCTGATGGCAGCTATTCTGCTGGTGGCATTGGTTGCCATTCTATGGCCTTGTATCATCATGACTATATGATGCCCAACACCCATATGGGGGGCGAGGGTGGCCAGTGGATTGGTCTGGCGCATTTCACCAAGCTGCCGCATATTTTCCAGAATATGGGAGACGGGACGTATTATCACTCGGGTTTATTAGCTATTCGAGCTGCCTCGGCTTCTGGCCAAAATATCACTTATAAAATTTTGTTTAACGATGCTGTGGCGATGACGGGTGGACAACCTGTTGAGGGCAATCTATCTGTCGGTGAAATCAGCCATCAGGTGTTGGCAGAAGGGGCCAATGAGTGCGTGGTGGTCAGTGATCGGCCTGAGCTTTTTGGCCCCGCCAGTAAATTAGCGCCTGGGGTTAAAGTGCATCACCGTGATGATCTTCAAGAGGTACAGGATCGTCTTCGCAAGGTGCCGGGGTTAACGGTCTTAATTTATGAACAAACCTGCGCGGCCGAAAAACGTCGCCGTCGTAAACGGGGCAATTTTCCTGATCCGGCAAAACGCATGTTTATCAACCCTGCCGTATGCGAAGGCTGCGGTGATTGCTCGGTGCAGTCCAATTGCGTCAGTCTGGTACCAAAAGAAACCGAGCTGGGCCGCAAGCGAGCGGTAGATCAGTCTAATTGCAATAAGGACTACAGTTGCGTTAAAGGTTTTTGTCCCAGCTTTGTAACGGTATTGGGTGGCGAGCCTCGTAAGCCGGAGAAAGCCGACCTGGGTAGCGGTTTGTTTGCGGATATTCCCGAACCCCAGCATCCTGTAATTGTGAATAGCTACGGTGTGATGATTTCGGGTATCGGTGGCACCGGTGTTGTGACCGTGGGCGCGGTACTGGCGATGGCGGCACATTTGGAGCACAAGCAATCATCGGTATTTGATATGACTGGTTTGTCGCAAAAGAACGGTGCGGTTTACAGTCATTTACGTATTGCTGAGACCAGAGACAATATCGGTTCTCAGCGCTTGGGTGCGGGTGAAGCAGATTTGGTTCTGGCTTTTGATATGGTCGCGGCGCAATCTGCCGAACCCTTGCTGGCGGTGAATCAGCACATGTCCAAGATTGTGGCCAATACCAAAGTCATGCCCACGGCGGCCTTTCAGAAAAATCCGGATATGCAATTTAGCAGCCGGGAGCTACTGGAACGTTTTATCAATATGGTGGGTAACGATGCTGTTCATCCGCTTGATGCAAGTGGCTTGGGCCAAACGTTGTCCGGTGACTCTATTGCCGCCAATATGATGCTGGTGGGCTATGCCACTCAACTGGGGTTGTTGCCTTTGTCAGTGGCCGCTATTGAGCGAGCCATTGAAATTAATGGTGTGGCGGTGAAGTTTAATTTAGAGGCCTTCAATTTGGGGCGTCTGTGTGTGCATGCACCTGAAAAGATTGAAGCCCTGCTAAACAGTGTTAACAACACGGCTCCTATTGAGCGTTTAGAAGCGCTCGATGACATTGTGGCCCATCGAATGGCATTGCTTGAAAACTATCAAGATGCCTCGTATGCAAGTCGCTATAAGGCGCTGGTGGACTCTGTGGTGGCAGTGGATGCGCGGTTCCCCGAGAAGAATCAGGCGCTTTCTAAAACAGTTGCCCGCTATGGCGCTAAATTAATGGCCTATAAGGACGAGTACGAAGTGGCTCGGCTTTATACTGCCCCTGAATTTATGCGTCAGTTAAAAGAAACCTTTCAGGGCAATATGAAACTGAAGTTCAATCTGGCACCGCCGTTGTTATCCAAAACGGATGCCTACAGTGGCTTGCCCCGCAAGAAGGAATACGGTAGCTGGATGATGTTTTCATTCAAGTTATTGGCCAAGCTGAAGTTTTTGCGTGGCACCGCTTTGGATGTGTTTGGCTATACCGCTGAGCGTAAAATGGAGCGGGCTTTGATTGAAGAGTATTTTCAAACGGTTGCAAAATTATGTACTGAGATTGACGCTGACACCTATGATACCGCAGTGGAAATTGCGGCGATTCCTGAGCATATTCGCGGTTTTGGCCATATCAAAGAGCAGCACGTAAAAACGGTACGCCGTTCTCAGGCTCGACTTTGGAAGCAGTTTGAAAATGCCGGAGTTGATCCCGAGGCTGCAAATTTAATTGCTGTGGATTCTGTGGAGGTGTTTGAGCCTCAGGCTTGA
- a CDS encoding SDR family NAD(P)-dependent oxidoreductase translates to MFSLEGKVAIVTGGASGIGEATAQRLQRAGATVIVADITDCSEAVAAWGGDYRHCDVSEHQQIIELCDYAVSQYGKLDIMVNNAAVSTGRMLADIDSPENSLRFWKVNFLSAQMGTKEAAARMKNGGAIVNLTSITAVRGFPQWTEYGAAKGGIIALTQTAAIECACANVRVNAVAPGIIDTPMAMREAPEMVAKNARIFAPLGRIGKTEELAAAIHFLVSDDAGYITGQVLSVDGGWSTGTSMQAFGVVMEQ, encoded by the coding sequence ATGTTTTCACTTGAAGGCAAGGTTGCCATTGTTACCGGAGGGGCTTCTGGTATTGGTGAGGCAACCGCCCAGCGCCTGCAGCGTGCGGGCGCTACTGTGATTGTGGCCGATATTACAGACTGTTCTGAAGCAGTTGCTGCCTGGGGTGGTGATTACCGGCATTGTGATGTGAGTGAGCATCAGCAGATTATTGAGCTTTGTGATTACGCCGTTTCTCAATATGGCAAATTAGACATCATGGTCAATAATGCGGCGGTGTCTACGGGCCGAATGCTTGCTGATATTGATAGCCCTGAGAACTCGCTACGATTTTGGAAGGTCAATTTTCTGAGTGCTCAAATGGGGACAAAAGAGGCGGCCGCCAGAATGAAAAATGGTGGGGCGATTGTAAATCTTACCTCGATTACGGCTGTGCGCGGGTTTCCACAGTGGACGGAATATGGCGCCGCTAAAGGGGGAATTATTGCGCTAACTCAAACGGCGGCGATTGAATGTGCCTGTGCAAATGTTCGGGTTAACGCTGTTGCGCCGGGCATTATTGATACGCCGATGGCCATGCGAGAAGCGCCTGAAATGGTCGCAAAAAATGCACGAATCTTCGCACCGTTAGGGCGGATTGGAAAAACAGAAGAGCTTGCCGCGGCGATTCATTTTTTGGTCAGTGACGATGCGGGTTACATTACCGGGCAAGTTCTTTCTGTTGATGGTGGCTGGAGTACCGGTACGTCGATGCAGGCTTTTGGAGTGGTGATGGAGCAGTGA